Proteins from one Impatiens glandulifera chromosome 2, dImpGla2.1, whole genome shotgun sequence genomic window:
- the LOC124923743 gene encoding V-type proton ATPase subunit a3-like, translating into MGESRRGGGCCPPVDLLRSESMQLIQIIIPIESAHQTVSYLGDLGLIQFKELNAEKSPFQRTYAAQIKRCGEMARKLRFLKEEMSKAGVSHSGKVGSKADLGLDDLEAKLGELEAELLEMNANSGKLQRSYNELIEYKLLLQKAGGFFHSAQSSARAQHGELGPGLTAEESLTSPLLMEQQMTTDSSKQIKLGFLAGLVPREKSMAFERIIFRATRGNVFLKHSVLEETVIDPVSGEKAEKNVFVIFYTGERSKNKISKICEAFGANRYPFDEDVVKQVLMVNEVSGKLSELKTTIDAGFLQRDNLLQTIGEQVEQWSTLVRKEKSIYNILNMLSIDVTKKCLVAEGWSPVFATKQIQDALQRATYDSNSQVSPIFQILHTKESPPTYFRTNKFTSSFQEIVDAYGVAKYQEANPGVFTIVTFPFLFAVMFGDWGHGICLLLMTLYFIAKEKKLQGQKLGDIIDMVFGGRYVIMMMSLFSIYTGLIYNEFFSVPFELFGQSAYSCRDLSCRDAGTAGLIKVRDTYPFGVDPVWHGTRSELPFLNSLKMKMSILIGVSQMNLGIFMSYFNGKFFNNNINIWFQFVPQIIFLNSLFGYLSLLIIIKWCTGSQADLYHVMIYMFLSPTDDLGENQLFPGQKMIQMVLLLLALVSVPWMLLPKPFLLKKQHEERHQGESYIALEDRDDSLQVETNHDSHGHGEFEFSEVFVHQLIHTIEFVLGAVSNTASYLRLWALSLAHSELSSVFYEKVLLLAWGYNNIAILIVGGIIFIGATVGVLLVMETLSAFLHALRLHWVEFQNKFYEGDGYKFYPFSFTQLDDEEL; encoded by the exons ATGGGAGAAAGTCGCCGTGGGGGAGGATGTTGCCCGCCGGTTGATCTGCTCCGATCGGAGTCGATGCAATTGATACAGATCATTATTCCAATCGAATCTGCTCACCAAACTGTTTCATATCTTGGTGACCTTGGCCTTATCCAGTTCAAAGAG CTCAATGCAGAAAAGAGTCCTTTCCAGCGCACTTATGCTGCTCAG attaaaagaTGTGGAGAGATGGCTCGCAAGCTCCGTTTTTTAAAGGAAGAGATGTCAAAAGCTGGCGTGTCGCATTCAGGCAAGGTTGGTTCCAAGGCTGATTTGGGTTTGGATGACTTGGAG GCGAAACTTGGAGAGCTTGAAGCTGAACTGCTTGAAATGAATGCAAACTCTGGAAAATTACAGCGTTCTTACAATGAGCTTATTGAGTACAAGCTTCTATTGCAGAAG GCAGGAGGATTTTTTCATTCTGCCCAAAGTAGTGCTAGAGCTCAACATGGAGAACTTGGACCTGGGCTGACAGCAGAAGAGTCATTGACCTCCCCCCTGTTAATGGAGCaa CAAATGACAACTGATTCATCGAAGCAAATTAAGCTAGGGTTTCTTGCTGGCCTTGTTCCAAGGGAGAAATCTATGGCGTTTGAGCGGATTATTTTCCGAGCAACCAGAGGCAATGTCTTTTTGAAGCACTCAGTCCTTGAGGAAACGGTCATTGATCCTGTGTCAGGAGAGAAG GCTGAGAAAAATGTGTTTGTGATTTTCTATACGGGGGAGAGATCAAAGAACAAAATATCTAAGATATGTGAAGCTTTTGGTGCTAACCGGTATCCTTTTGATGAAGATGTTGTCAAACAAGTTTTAATGGTCAATGAG GTGTCAGGGAAGTTGTCTGAACTGAAGACTACGATAGATGCTGGGTTTTTGCAGCGGGACAATCTGTTGCAAACGATTGGTGAACAAGTTGAACAATGGAGCACTTTG GTGAGAAAGGAGAAATCTATttacaacattttaaatatgCTTAGCATCGATGTGACGAAGAAATGCCTCGTGGCAGAAGGTTGGAGTCCCGTTTTTGCAACTAAACAG ATTCAGGATGCATTGCAGCGGGCAACATATGATTCTAACTCTCAAGTTAGCCCAATATTCCAGATATTGCATACCAAGGAGTCGCCACCAACCTATTTTCGAACAAATAAGTTCACATCTTCTTTTCAAGAGATTGTTGATGCTTATGG GGTGGCAAAATATCAAGAAGCGAATCCTGGTGTATTCACAATTGTTACATTCCCATTTCTTTTTGCTGTCATGTTTGGTGATTGGGGACATGGTATCTGTCTGTTACTAATGACATTATACTTTATAGCCAAGGAAAAAAAACTTCAGGGTCAG AAACTTGGAGACATAATTGACATGGTATTTGGTGGCCGCTATGTGATAATGATGATGTCACTCTTCTCTATCTACACCGGGTTGATCTATAATGAGTTCTTCTCAGTTCCATTTGAACTATTCGGTCAATCAGCCTATTCCTGCCGTGATCTTTCTTGCAG GGATGCTGGTACTGCAGGTTTGATCAAGGTGCGTGACACATATCCATTTGGTGTGGATCCTGTGTGGCATGGTACTCGTAGTGAGCTTCCATTCCTCAATTCACTGAAAATGAAAATGTCTATACTCATTGGAGTGTCCCAGATGAACCTAGGGATTTTTATGAGCTATTTCAATGGCAAATTCTTTAACAACAACATAAACATCTG GTTTCAGTTTGTCCCTCAAATAATATTCCTGAATAGCTTGTTTGGTTATCTCTcccttctcatcatcatcaaatgGTGCACTGGTTCACAAGCTGATCTGTACCATGTGATGATATATATGTTCTTGAGCCCCACTGATGATCTGGGTGAGAATCAGCTCTTCCCCGGTCAAAAGATGATCCAG ATGGTGCTACTACTTCTGGCCCTTGTTTCTGTGCCATGGATGTTATTGCCCAAGCCTTTTCTTCTGAAGAAGCAACACGAAGAA AGGCACCAGGGTGAGTCCTACATAGCACTTGAGGATAGAGATGATAGCTTACAAGTGGAAACAAACCATGATTCACATGGACATGGAGAATTTGAATTTAGTGAAGTATTTGTTCATCAACTTATACATACCATTGAATTTGTACTTGGAGCAGTCTCAAATACCGCGTCATATCTTCGTCTCTGGGCCCTCAG TCTTGCGCACTCGGAATTGTCTAGTGTATTCTATGAGAAGGTTCTTCTTCTTGCATGGGG GTACAACAATATCGCGATCCTGATAGTTGGAGGCATAATTTTCATTGGTGCAACCGTTGGGGTGTTGTTAGTTATGGAGACCCTGAGTGCCTTCCTTCACGCACTGAGGCTGCATTGGGTCGAATTCCAGAACAAATTCTACGAGGGAGACGGTTACAAATTCTATCCTTTCTCATTCACTCAACTTGACGATGAAGAACTATAA